A region from the candidate division WOR-3 bacterium genome encodes:
- a CDS encoding phosphatase PAP2 family protein yields MEYTTKLGDGRTVLLTSTVMSFGDEKMRRCGELSMASFAVSGILTVGIKYAVNRQRPNGGTSSFPSGHTSTAFSWAAVVSSEYPQYSIPVFAVAGLVGVSRIALDKHWTSDVIAGAVIGYFSGLFIEKISCWITDY; encoded by the coding sequence ATGGAATATACTACAAAACTCGGGGACGGCAGGACAGTTCTTCTAACTTCCACAGTCATGTCTTTTGGTGATGAAAAAATGAGAAGGTGCGGCGAGCTTTCGATGGCATCTTTCGCCGTTTCCGGAATACTTACCGTCGGCATAAAATACGCTGTGAACAGACAAAGACCCAACGGCGGCACCAGCTCTTTCCCATCGGGTCATACTTCCACCGCTTTTTCCTGGGCCGCGGTTGTTTCCAGCGAATATCCTCAATACAGTATTCCGGTTTTCGCAGTCGCCGGATTAGTTGGTGTTTCGAGAATAGCTTTGGATAAGCACTGGACTTCCGATGTAATCGCAGGAGCAGTCATAGGATATTTTTCGGGTTTGTTTATCGAAAAGATTTCCTGCTGGATAACGGATTATTGA